The following proteins are encoded in a genomic region of Notolabrus celidotus isolate fNotCel1 chromosome 19, fNotCel1.pri, whole genome shotgun sequence:
- the LOC117831169 gene encoding mucin-5AC-like, with translation MMQLSMRVSLVLLWGILCWLTPESMSAPTPENNTIYQTAEHNESQTPTISPTHKPAEGGAATTGVMNKATVPHSSSGNGTTQLVVTEMATTTTTSSSGGGLLHTSAAVLTTEVKPVSSTTITGTAKPTGDKLRQQSPTPSTNTTAPSATFAASSATSATATKPTSTRMPEVTSTVSEAFSNKTSVYTRTQSSPQASTAPATTENATSSAATVLPSTIQEKSTAKTGPPTTTQPVSITRTHNSSSELTTPSTGLPNTTQPVSTARTHNSSSELTTPSTGLPNTTQPVSTARTHNSSSELTAPSTGPPNTTQPVSTARTHNSSSELTTPSTGPTTNSFSTNTTDNSTSPAIIGIPHGSNTLPATTKSTKTASKSPPSTVTKPCSTLGVVKHCLIAIASLAGLATIFMVTTIVLCTKLSARKYKMRRSQPATEMMCISSLLPERNYTYTRQRNPVSNGVLVMHTSEDSDEEEGGDNVTLSSFLPDNDRYV, from the coding sequence GGCTAACCCCGGAGTCCATGAGTGCTCCAACCccagaaaacaacacaatttaCCAGACAGCTGAACATAATGAATCACAGACTCCAACCATCAGTCCAACCCACAAACCAGCAGAAGGTGGTGCTGCTACAACGGGGGTGATGAACAAGGCAACCGTCCCTCACAGCAGCTCAGGGAATGGAACTACGCAGTTAGTTGTGACAGAGatggcaacaacaacaacaacaagcagctCAGGTGGAGGCTTGCTTCACACGTCTGCTGCAGTGCTCACAACTGAGGTAAAGCCTGTAAGCAGCACGACAATCACAGGAACAGCAAAACCCACAGGTGACAAGCTACGTCAGCAATCACCCACCCCTTCTACCAACACGACGGCCCCATCGGCAACCTTTGCAGCATCCTCAGCAACAAGTGCTACTGCAACCAAGCCTACATCCACCAGGATGCCTGAAGTGACATCCACCGTCTCTGAGGCCTTTTCTAATAAAACGTCAGTCTACACCAGAACCCAAAGCAGTCCTCAAGCTTCTACTGCACCCGCAACAACAGAGAACGCCACCTCTAGTGCAGCAACTGTGCTTCCCTCCACAATTCAAGAGAAATCCACCGCTAAAACTGGACCTCCAACCACGACCCAGCCTGTTTCTATAACAAGAACCCACAACTCATCCTCAGAGCTCACTACACCTTCCACTGGACTTCCAAACACGACCCAGCCTGTTTCTACAGCAAGAACCCACAACTCATCCTCAGAGCTCACTACACCTTCCACTGGACTTCCAAACACGACCCAGCCTGTTTCTACAGCAAGAACCCACAACTCATCCTCAGAGCTCACTGCACCTTCCACTGGACCTCCAAACACGACCCAGCCTGTTTCTACAGCAAGAACCCACAACTCATCCTCAGAGCTCACTACACCTTCAACTGGGCCTACAACCAACTCCTTCTCCACCAACACGACTGACAACTCCACCTCTCCTGCAATAATCGGAATCCCTCATGGATCCAATACATTACCAGCCACGactaaatcaacaaaaacagccTCAAAGAGTCCACCCAGCACTGTTACCAAGCCCTGCTCCACCTTAGGCGTGGTGAAGCACTGCCTCATCGCCATTGCCTCCCTGGCTGGGTTGGCCACCATCTTCATGGTCACCACCATCGTCCTCTGCACCAAGCTGTCTGCGAGGAAGTACAAGATGAGGAGATCTCAACCAGCCACAGAGATGATGTGCATCTCCTCCCTGCTGCCTGAAAGGAACTATACCTACACCAGGCAACGCAACCCTGTGAGCAACGGGGTGCTGGTGATGCACACGAGTGAAGACAGTgatgaggaagaaggaggagataACGTCACTCTCAGCAGCTTTCTTCCAGATAATGATCGTTATGTGTAG